The genomic stretch AACGTGAGTGCCGCGGTCTGTCATCGTGCCTTTGCCGCCCTGAATGGTTTTTCCATCACCCCACGAGTTGCTGAGATCGCGATCTGTCCCGTTGTCCGCCAGAAAGAAGACGACGGTATGATCGGCAATGCCTTGATCCTCCAGGGTTTGCAAAAGCTGGCCGGTGCACTTGTCGAGGTACTTCACCATGTCGGGAAAATATTTTGGGTCGCCTTTGTGTTCGTTGTGTAGTTTGCGATAGCTCTGGTCTTCCGTATCTGGCGTTGGTTCCCACGGGAAGTGCGGCAGTGGGGTCGCAAAGTACGCCAGAAACGGCTGGCGCTGCTCGACGCTGGTCTTCATGAATTCGCTTAGAAATTCGATATCTACGTCCGGGCCGTAGCGATCCTGAATTTGTTCGGTGATCAGCGTGCCGTTTCGGTTGAGGTTTGGTTGCCAGTACCGCGGCGTCTTCTCTCCTGCGCTGTCGAAGATCTGCCAGACCTGGTACTGGTCAAACCCGAATGCGTTGATCGTGTTGTGTTGATGAAGCAACGACATGTGCCACTTGCCGGCAATGGCTGTGTGATATCCCTGCGTCTTCAATTGCCGTGCGAAGCTGGGTTGATCGGGCGAGAGATAGGTCTCTTCCTGCCGTCGACTGTGAAGCACATCGATGAGGCCATTCTTGAACGGGTAGCGTCCCGTCAAGAGGCTCGCTCGCGAAGGTGAGCAGAATGGGTTTGAAAAACAGTGGGTGAACCGCATGCCCTGCGCTGCCAGAGCATCAATATTTGGCGTCAGGTGTTTGCCTCCATAGGTGGAAAGGCATTCTATCCCCATGTCATCAGCAAGAATGATCAGAATGTTGGGCTTCGTTTTCGTGTCTGACGTTGCATCGTGCGAAAGAACATCCGGTTCTGTCACAGGAACAAGTCGAACGGCATCCGCAATCACATACCCGTCGGTCCCCGCAGTAGTGATCTCGATGGCCGCGCGCGTCTTGCTCGAAAAATCAAAGCGTCCCAGCTTGTGCCAACCATTTTCGGCGGGCTCGTTCTGCTGATTGACAACAAGTTCTGATTCTCCTTTTGCGTGATGGATTGTCATCGGAACGTTCGTGGCTCGGTTGCGATGCGATGTGTAAGCAACGTGAACTTCATATCGTCCGTCCTTCAGCTCACTCCATTCAAAGTGAATCGTCTTCTCGCCTTTGCCATCGTTGTCGTCGTGTAAATACGAGTCACCGATGTAACCAGTTCCGAAGCTGCTTTCTTGCCATTCTCCGGTCCTTTTTGCGTCTGTGTCGTCCAGCATATTGCCTTCAATCGTTGCCGGCTTGTCCTTTGGTGGTGCCTGTGCTGACTTGCTTTTGCTTTTCCATTGGACGATCAGACTGTTCGCCAACAGTTGCTTGTGAAGCTGAGCGTATTCGACTTCCTGAACAGACACACTCTTTGCGATTGCGAGACTCGCTGCGATTGCGGCGCTTTCACTCAAGGTCATAAAGACAGGTTCCATCCGGATGGAACCATGAGCCACATGCGACGTTGACAGGCAAATCGGGGCGAACAGATTTTCACATTCGCCTTTGCGAGGAATGATCGATCGGTAGGAAATCCCATACGGTTTCGGCGGGACGTGCCAGATCACGCCGTCGTGACGCACGAATCCTTTTTCGTTGACAAAGAACTGCACCACATGAGAGTCCATCCCGAACGATCCCAACCCGACCGGATCATCAGCCATGCGTTTGCCTTCGCAATCGGCTTGCGTCATCACATAGTCGGCGACCATTCGGCGTGCTTCGCGAATGTAGATCATGTAGGGCCAACCACCGTTGTCTGTAAACTCATCTTTGGGCAAACCGAATTCTGCAACCCTGGTGCGAATCGCCTCCGGCACTCGCGGGCTGTTTGACAACGTCCATAAGAACCCGCGAATGTACAGTTCATGAGCCTCTTCGATCTCGCGTCGTTCTTCGTACGTCGCTTCCGGATAGTCCCAGTTGGCTCCGTCATAATCACTTCCGACGGCATGCATGTTGTTCCAATCGACTTTCGACGCCGACCCGGCCAAACCATCGATCAAGGCGGGTAACCGAGAGTCACCCGCCTCAAAGTTCCTCAGCAGGAGTTCATGATCGATGGCCCGGTAGCCTGCCGGCTTGTCGAGAGGAATTCGTAACGTGGGATCAGACGTTAGACATAGGCGGTAGTTGTACGCCTGGATCTTTCGATCGCCTTGGCCGTTGGTCAGGCCTTCGATCTTGTGTACATGAGGCAGCAGTCCGCTGTCGGGTTTTCCGGGAACGATGTAGGGATCGACATCGACAATGAAATGATCCTTATCGCCTTGCCGATAATGAATACGTGGTTGGGTGTCCCCGCGCCGAACGCCAGCCAAACTTTCACCGTACTGTTCTTCGGGCTCGCGTCCGACCGTATAGGTGACACCGGCCGCCGCCATCAGATCACCAACGTAAGTAGCGTCGATGAACATCTTGCCGCGATAGGTCAGACCGTCGAGCGTTGTGATAGACACGATACGCTGACCGTCCAGTTCGACACCGGACTCGCGGTTCAGCTTCGCGTTGAAGACGACAGGAACACCCGCCTCATTGATCAACTTCTTGAATACAGCTCGCCCCACGTGCGGCTCAAAACTGCGCACGAACTTTTCGCCGTAGTGTTTGGCAATCGCGTCGTAAAACTCAGACGCAATTCCGCCGAACGTATCTCTGCGGCCTAGAAAGTCAGTCGCGCCCAGCCCACTGGCACTCATGCCGCCGAGGAAATGCGTCGGATTGACAAGAATCACTGAGTGGCCTTGACGTTTGGCCGCGATCGCCGCCGTGACGGCACCGGAGGAATCTCCGTAAACAACGATGTCGTAGACGGGATTCTCGCCCGTCGTTTCCGCATGCCCCGGTCGTTGAAACACAGGGAGCATCAGGAGGAATCCGACGAGAGCACGGAGTAGCACTCGCGGGTGAGACTGTCGGGCAGGTTTAGAGTTGTTCATTTGACTATTCCGATTCAACCGCGCAGGACGCGAATCACTTGATTGTTTTTGATGACAAAATTCAGACGTTCATCGTTGATGGCCATTCTTAGTGGCTTCGGCTTTCCATTCTCCCGAATGATGCGCCAAGAACGCTTTCGTTGGTTGGCCAATTCGGCGACTGCCTCTGTCGTCAGGCCGACAAAGTCCTTGTCTTCGGCATGCGACGTGGTTTCTTTAGGCTCAACAAGGCGACCGATTGCGATCCTACTCATCACGGCACGCGTGCCAACAAGGTAACCGACACACCCGCCGTTTTCATCCACCAGAAACGTCTTAAAGCCTGCGCCCATCCCGTTTTTACCTTCGCTACGGGAGTCGTTTTCGTGCGGTGAACGAGTGGAATCGATCAAACGCACTCGGAGCATTGCATCGCCGACCAGCTCAGGCTTGCCAGCAATCGTGCATGTGTGCCCGGTGGTTGATCCGGCTTTCACGTCCGTCTTGCGCCAGGCGAGAATGTCGCCGGGCACAGCGTCCGTTAACTTCGTGACGCGTTGCCAATATCCGCCAGAGTTCTCTTCGGCCGATACAAAGGATTCATAGTAAGTGACGGAAAGCGGGCGTTTGCGCCACGGCGCTTCTTCGCCTCTCAATGACACGTAGGCTTCGGGATACGTCTGCCGCAACATGTACCCAACCAGCCCAGAGCAGTCACATTGCACCG from Rubripirellula tenax encodes the following:
- a CDS encoding FAD-dependent oxidoreductase; this translates as MLPVFQRPGHAETTGENPVYDIVVYGDSSGAVTAAIAAKRQGHSVILVNPTHFLGGMSASGLGATDFLGRRDTFGGIASEFYDAIAKHYGEKFVRSFEPHVGRAVFKKLINEAGVPVVFNAKLNRESGVELDGQRIVSITTLDGLTYRGKMFIDATYVGDLMAAAGVTYTVGREPEEQYGESLAGVRRGDTQPRIHYRQGDKDHFIVDVDPYIVPGKPDSGLLPHVHKIEGLTNGQGDRKIQAYNYRLCLTSDPTLRIPLDKPAGYRAIDHELLLRNFEAGDSRLPALIDGLAGSASKVDWNNMHAVGSDYDGANWDYPEATYEERREIEEAHELYIRGFLWTLSNSPRVPEAIRTRVAEFGLPKDEFTDNGGWPYMIYIREARRMVADYVMTQADCEGKRMADDPVGLGSFGMDSHVVQFFVNEKGFVRHDGVIWHVPPKPYGISYRSIIPRKGECENLFAPICLSTSHVAHGSIRMEPVFMTLSESAAIAASLAIAKSVSVQEVEYAQLHKQLLANSLIVQWKSKSKSAQAPPKDKPATIEGNMLDDTDAKRTGEWQESSFGTGYIGDSYLHDDNDGKGEKTIHFEWSELKDGRYEVHVAYTSHRNRATNVPMTIHHAKGESELVVNQQNEPAENGWHKLGRFDFSSKTRAAIEITTAGTDGYVIADAVRLVPVTEPDVLSHDATSDTKTKPNILIILADDMGIECLSTYGGKHLTPNIDALAAQGMRFTHCFSNPFCSPSRASLLTGRYPFKNGLIDVLHSRRQEETYLSPDQPSFARQLKTQGYHTAIAGKWHMSLLHQHNTINAFGFDQYQVWQIFDSAGEKTPRYWQPNLNRNGTLITEQIQDRYGPDVDIEFLSEFMKTSVEQRQPFLAYFATPLPHFPWEPTPDTEDQSYRKLHNEHKGDPKYFPDMVKYLDKCTGQLLQTLEDQGIADHTVVFFLADNGTDRDLSNSWGDGKTIQGGKGTMTDRGTHVPLIVRWPKHILAGSTCPDLIDFSDLLPTLCELSGAPLPIKEIHGRSFLPQLLGKPSEPREWVHVQHQDARHLRSQTYILNNKNELRPVVKLWEPPAQPIKNIPTDDARAAREKLKAAFDELQN